The genomic interval tttttttttaaattatggttaaaaaataaagtcaaaatacaaataaacttctataataatttatttataggaaATTTCTTACGTCATAAAGAGATTcgtaaatagattatatattatttatcgAATGAAAATATAAAGGCGTCCAGAAACATGAAGACGACACGTCCTTGAGAAGTTTCAGAATGCGGGGCGATGAGGCCAGGACCTTGCTCGGGTTCCCTCCCAATTATCGCCCAACCCTCCCTCAGGTATTTAATCGACATATATATCTAATTCAGACCGAGAAGTTTGGTTCTGCATAACGATTAACGAGGGATTTTTCTGATGATAATTGTTATGATTAAAGTATCACTTTTTACTCAGTTATGGATTCAAGTTTCTATTTTTGGGCTCGACACATTTCGGATTTTGAGTTATAGTTGATACGGTAGCTGAATTACTGAGTTTGGGTTGTAGTTTCTGGTTCATACTGGAGGGCGGTCACATTGAATAGTGATTTTGTGGGATGTACAAATTGTGGTTTTTGGTTCacagtgttttttttattatttgattgattATTAGGCCAATTGGGGTGTGCTATGATTTTAGGTTAAAGCCGCTTACAGAAGGAAGGTATGGGAGTCTCATCCTGACCTTTTTCCTGCTCAAGAAAAGCCTCATGCTGAGTATAAGTTCAAATTGGTAAGGATACAGTGCCTATACATAAGGAAGCTTCGGTATTTGtacttttttcttgtttgcgTTGTTAGTTTTATTGTTACATGTATGTAGTAGGCTCTTTTATTGAGATTATTGAACCACGCTTGAAGATATTTAGGTATAGTTTGGGGTATCACT from Juglans microcarpa x Juglans regia isolate MS1-56 chromosome 4S, Jm3101_v1.0, whole genome shotgun sequence carries:
- the LOC121263341 gene encoding protein CAJ1 isoform X5; translated protein: MRGDEARTLLGFPPNYRPTLPQVKAAYRRKVWESHPDLFPAQEKPHAEYKFKLISEAYSCLLSDSLTLSPPKLTLDWIWL
- the LOC121263341 gene encoding protein CAJ1 isoform X6; this encodes MRGDEARTLLGFPPNYRPTLPQVKAAYRRKVWESHPDLFPAQEKPHAEYKFKLISEAYSCLLSGNSSFIRE